The following coding sequences lie in one Thalassoglobus polymorphus genomic window:
- the murC gene encoding UDP-N-acetylmuramate--L-alanine ligase, with the protein MVPHTRKLLRSKQVSKPPHAHLVGATGAGMKGLAEVLLDDGWNLTGSDQNPDPERLRLLRNRGIALSSRHCTEAVSNDLDLIIYSAAIPASNIERQQAEALDIPQLSYSEAVARLANEQQLVAIAGTHGKSSTTALVASLFERTGTDVTFFCGAQRCQDQRNGKLGNSEVVVVEACEYQRHFLNFQPTVITLLGIEADHFDCFPSLDDAVAAYAEFVQSLPESGTLVYRRDCEISRELAQTVRCRSVSFSITSREADWFAEADDGTVQLFKAGALQQTFPSQLSGKHSLLNLLAASTTAAQFNIDLTSAGAQAFFASPARLKQRFEILASTDSRIFVDDYAHHPTEIEATLQAAREHSPRSRIVCIFQPHQLSRTQKLHAEFVESLALADAVYLLPVFRAREPESVHFSEESQKIVKKLISRQIPATFIPSLDQVWSTIETDSQRNDVVLTLGAGDLTRIHNERTR; encoded by the coding sequence ATGGTTCCTCACACTCGAAAATTATTGCGAAGCAAACAGGTATCGAAACCCCCACATGCTCACCTCGTTGGAGCAACCGGTGCTGGTATGAAGGGACTCGCTGAAGTGCTGCTGGATGATGGCTGGAATCTCACAGGCTCAGATCAAAATCCTGACCCAGAGCGTCTGCGTCTCTTGAGGAATCGAGGGATTGCTCTTTCGTCGAGACATTGCACCGAAGCTGTTTCTAACGACTTGGATTTAATCATTTACAGCGCCGCAATTCCTGCGTCGAACATTGAACGTCAACAAGCAGAAGCATTAGACATCCCGCAACTTTCCTACAGCGAAGCGGTTGCGCGACTGGCAAACGAGCAGCAACTCGTGGCGATCGCAGGAACTCACGGAAAAAGTTCTACAACGGCATTGGTCGCCTCGCTTTTCGAACGGACTGGGACCGATGTGACATTTTTTTGTGGTGCTCAACGCTGTCAGGATCAGCGGAATGGGAAGCTGGGCAATTCAGAGGTCGTGGTTGTTGAAGCGTGTGAATATCAACGCCATTTCTTGAACTTCCAACCGACAGTCATCACTCTGCTCGGGATCGAAGCGGATCATTTTGATTGTTTCCCATCACTTGATGATGCGGTCGCAGCTTATGCTGAATTTGTTCAATCACTCCCTGAGAGTGGGACTCTCGTATATCGCAGAGACTGCGAGATTTCACGCGAGCTGGCACAAACGGTGAGATGTCGAAGCGTCTCGTTTTCGATCACGTCCAGGGAGGCCGATTGGTTTGCAGAAGCTGACGATGGCACTGTTCAACTCTTCAAAGCCGGGGCTCTCCAACAGACATTTCCATCTCAGTTATCTGGAAAGCATTCACTTCTCAATCTGCTCGCTGCTTCGACTACTGCTGCCCAGTTTAATATTGATTTGACGAGTGCAGGTGCTCAAGCGTTCTTCGCATCTCCGGCCCGCTTGAAACAACGCTTCGAGATTCTGGCCTCCACGGACTCCCGTATCTTTGTCGATGACTATGCACACCATCCGACGGAAATTGAGGCAACTCTCCAAGCCGCACGTGAGCACTCTCCTCGATCGCGGATTGTTTGTATCTTTCAGCCTCATCAACTTTCGAGGACTCAAAAGTTGCATGCCGAGTTCGTTGAATCACTCGCTTTAGCAGACGCTGTCTATTTGTTACCTGTCTTCAGAGCCCGAGAACCTGAAAGCGTTCACTTCTCCGAAGAGAGTCAAAAAATCGTTAAAAAACTGATCAGCCGACAAATTCCGGCGACATTCATTCCCTCGCTTGACCAAGTTTGGTCAACTATAGAGACTGATTCGCAACGAAATGATGTTGTCCTGACTTTAGGAGCGGGAGATTTAACCCGCATTCACAATGAGCGCACTCGATAA
- a CDS encoding PSD1 and planctomycete cytochrome C domain-containing protein has protein sequence MPMPIPANFLIALFIPLAVTSFIMADDPVSFTRDIRPILSDNCFACHGPDEKTREADLRLDLFEDAIKSGAIKPGKVTESEIWNRINSSDPDIVMPPAEAHKELTAEQKQLIRKWIESGAEYEEHWAFVAPVRPTVPANTAKSTKSIQNPIDAFLQRRLSSEGLTASPLADKRTLIRRLTLDLTGLPPTPEEVEAFVNDESEDAYEKRIDELMSRVTYAEHMARYWLDLARYADTHGLHLDNERSMWPYRDWVVRAFQQNISFDDFTRWQLAGDLLESPTRDQLIASGFNRCNVSTSEGGSIKEEWIFRYAVDRTTTTAEVWMGLTAGCAVCHDHKFDPITANDYYSMYAFFHSAADPAMDGNKIDTPPILKLYSDEENEKIDQLNQKITKVDQQIKSQLAAYKYVDPATVDPPPAPLVTESIWFEDHFPSGAKVKASGDPLTLVSKAEGEVFSGKQALRRTANGLAQDFYSDGAAELIVPANGKIFVHCYLDPEKTPETIMIQFHTNAWKHRAVWGAEEKIPFGKPKTTEKVLMGDLPKSGEWVRLEVDARKMGLNAGSKVTGYAFTQFGGTVTWDHLGVSSVVDSAKDQMWSFKTWKLKNAGKRNNALPEGLRQLVRGKQSKDWNEDEEKRIFDFWLENFYVGINDIIGEFKREKTALNAEKKKVEKEVPLTFIMADLKEQRESFVMLRGAYDKPGEKVTRRVPEFLPPLPELTENRDYNRLDFANWLVDGNHPLTARVTVNRFWQQFFGTGLVRTSGDFGSQGEPPSHPELLDWLAVEFVEQGWDVQKLVKLILTSHAYRQSSRITPELLERDPENRLLARGPRLRLDAEVLRDQALFVSGLLVDKVGGKAVKPYQPPNIWEPVGFGSSNTRYYKQDSGEALYRRSLYTFLKRTAPPPFMSTFDAPNREQSCSRRERSNTPMQALQLMNDIQHVEAARNFAQRILKEGGETTKSRIHWAWEVATSRVPKPLELKIAESAFEQHLKRYRDNPESAEQLISYGESPPDESLPPDELAAYTMLANLILNLDEVVTKN, from the coding sequence ATGCCCATGCCGATCCCTGCAAATTTCTTAATTGCACTGTTCATTCCTCTTGCCGTGACCAGCTTCATCATGGCGGATGATCCCGTTTCGTTTACTCGGGATATTCGACCAATTCTCTCGGACAACTGCTTCGCGTGCCATGGACCGGATGAGAAAACTCGTGAAGCAGATTTGCGGCTGGATCTTTTTGAAGATGCCATAAAAAGTGGGGCGATCAAGCCAGGAAAAGTGACTGAGAGTGAGATCTGGAACCGGATCAACAGTTCCGATCCAGACATCGTCATGCCTCCCGCAGAGGCACACAAAGAATTGACTGCAGAACAGAAACAACTCATTCGTAAGTGGATTGAATCGGGTGCTGAGTATGAAGAGCATTGGGCGTTTGTCGCTCCAGTTCGACCAACTGTCCCAGCCAATACTGCAAAGTCTACCAAGTCTATTCAAAATCCGATCGATGCGTTTCTACAAAGACGATTGAGCTCTGAAGGGCTGACCGCCTCTCCACTTGCCGATAAGCGGACGTTGATTCGCCGACTCACGCTTGACTTAACCGGACTCCCACCGACTCCAGAGGAGGTGGAAGCTTTCGTAAACGACGAATCTGAAGATGCGTACGAGAAACGAATCGATGAATTGATGAGTCGCGTGACGTATGCCGAGCACATGGCTCGCTATTGGCTCGACCTGGCTCGATACGCGGACACTCATGGTTTGCACCTCGACAACGAACGCTCCATGTGGCCTTACCGTGACTGGGTCGTTCGAGCATTTCAACAAAACATTTCGTTTGACGATTTCACAAGGTGGCAACTTGCGGGAGATCTTCTTGAGAGCCCGACTCGCGATCAACTGATTGCTTCCGGATTTAATCGATGTAATGTCTCAACCAGCGAAGGAGGCAGCATCAAGGAAGAGTGGATTTTCCGTTATGCCGTCGACCGGACAACGACGACCGCGGAAGTTTGGATGGGGCTGACCGCAGGTTGTGCCGTCTGTCACGATCATAAATTTGATCCGATCACCGCAAATGATTACTACTCGATGTACGCCTTTTTCCACAGTGCTGCGGATCCAGCCATGGACGGAAACAAGATCGATACACCACCAATTTTGAAGCTGTATTCTGATGAAGAGAATGAGAAGATTGACCAGCTGAACCAGAAAATCACTAAGGTCGATCAGCAGATCAAGTCGCAGTTGGCTGCGTACAAATATGTTGATCCGGCAACAGTCGATCCTCCTCCTGCTCCGCTTGTCACGGAATCGATCTGGTTTGAAGACCACTTCCCCAGTGGAGCCAAAGTCAAAGCGTCTGGCGACCCGCTCACACTCGTCAGTAAAGCTGAGGGAGAAGTTTTCAGCGGAAAACAGGCATTGAGACGGACAGCAAATGGTCTCGCTCAAGACTTTTACAGCGATGGGGCTGCTGAGCTCATTGTGCCAGCTAATGGGAAAATTTTCGTTCATTGCTACCTCGATCCGGAGAAAACTCCGGAGACCATCATGATCCAGTTCCATACCAACGCCTGGAAACACCGGGCGGTCTGGGGAGCGGAGGAGAAAATTCCATTCGGGAAACCGAAGACGACTGAGAAGGTTTTGATGGGCGATCTCCCCAAATCGGGTGAGTGGGTTCGGCTTGAAGTGGACGCCAGGAAGATGGGGCTGAATGCCGGATCAAAGGTGACTGGTTATGCCTTCACACAATTCGGCGGCACAGTCACTTGGGATCATCTGGGTGTCAGTTCAGTGGTTGATTCCGCAAAAGATCAGATGTGGTCGTTTAAGACGTGGAAGCTCAAGAACGCTGGTAAAAGAAACAACGCACTCCCCGAAGGATTACGTCAACTGGTTCGAGGCAAACAGTCGAAAGACTGGAACGAGGACGAGGAAAAGCGAATTTTTGACTTCTGGTTAGAAAACTTTTACGTCGGCATCAATGATATCATCGGAGAGTTCAAGAGAGAGAAAACGGCACTGAATGCTGAAAAAAAGAAAGTCGAAAAAGAAGTCCCGTTGACGTTCATTATGGCGGACCTCAAAGAACAGCGTGAAAGCTTCGTCATGCTCCGCGGAGCGTACGACAAGCCGGGCGAAAAGGTGACGCGTCGTGTTCCTGAGTTTTTACCACCGTTGCCAGAATTGACCGAGAATCGCGATTACAATCGACTCGATTTTGCCAACTGGCTCGTCGATGGAAATCATCCGTTGACGGCACGCGTGACTGTGAACCGGTTCTGGCAGCAATTCTTTGGAACCGGACTTGTGCGAACAAGTGGTGATTTTGGATCACAGGGAGAACCGCCAAGCCATCCGGAATTGCTCGATTGGCTTGCAGTCGAGTTTGTTGAGCAGGGATGGGATGTGCAAAAACTGGTTAAGTTGATCCTGACCAGCCACGCGTATCGGCAAAGTTCACGCATCACACCAGAACTCCTCGAACGTGATCCAGAGAACCGTCTCCTGGCACGCGGACCACGATTGCGTCTTGATGCCGAAGTTCTACGAGATCAAGCTTTGTTCGTCAGTGGATTACTCGTCGATAAAGTCGGTGGCAAAGCTGTCAAACCGTATCAACCCCCGAACATTTGGGAACCGGTTGGGTTCGGCAGTAGCAACACGCGGTATTACAAACAGGATTCCGGAGAGGCATTGTATCGCCGCAGTCTATACACATTTCTGAAACGGACTGCACCGCCCCCATTCATGTCGACTTTCGATGCACCAAACCGGGAGCAAAGTTGTTCTCGCCGCGAACGGAGCAATACTCCAATGCAGGCGCTACAACTTATGAACGACATTCAACATGTCGAAGCAGCCCGAAATTTTGCTCAGCGAATCCTCAAAGAAGGGGGCGAGACGACGAAAAGTCGAATTCACTGGGCTTGGGAAGTCGCGACGAGTCGAGTCCCCAAACCGCTTGAGTTGAAGATCGCCGAATCGGCATTCGAGCAGCACCTCAAGCGTTACCGCGACAACCCGGAATCCGCAGAGCAATTGATTTCATATGGTGAGAGTCCACCGGATGAATCGTTGCCGCCTGATGAACTGGCTGCCTACACGATGTTGGCGAATTTAATTCTGAATCTTGATGAAGTCGTGACCAAAAATTGA
- the thiO gene encoding glycine oxidase ThiO: MKSTDFLVIGGGVIGLSIAYELAGSGATVTVVDRQKFGQEASWAGAGMLPPAQCSGPPALRELAKLSRARWKTVSEELLSLTGIDNGFRECSALQISIENRNTIPDEIEAWGKEDVQAELLNGNQLQQYEPLLSDMLHTGFRLPTMAQVRNPHHIVALKKACEQLNVQLVEGENIAKFELSQRKISAATSNHEHFTADKFILCAGAWSPQIVEQLGVHLEMEPVRGQIVLLKFDKPKFTHIIEDGPKYLVPRDDGHVLVGATVERVGFEKANTTEGVKGLLEFATQVVPILKDAELVKTWSGFRPATLRGVPYLGWSKKIDNLFVATGHFRDGLAQSTGTAKLVGDIILDRKTSIDVSAFAV; encoded by the coding sequence GTGAAGTCAACAGATTTTCTTGTCATTGGCGGTGGAGTTATTGGACTTTCCATCGCATACGAATTGGCTGGCTCAGGAGCCACTGTCACGGTCGTTGATCGTCAGAAGTTTGGCCAGGAGGCATCTTGGGCAGGTGCCGGGATGCTGCCTCCTGCTCAATGTTCAGGCCCCCCAGCGCTTCGCGAACTCGCCAAACTGAGCCGAGCGAGATGGAAAACAGTCAGCGAAGAACTCTTATCGCTCACCGGAATCGATAACGGATTTCGCGAGTGCAGCGCACTGCAAATTTCAATTGAGAATCGTAACACGATCCCTGATGAAATTGAGGCATGGGGCAAAGAAGATGTCCAGGCAGAACTTCTGAACGGAAATCAGCTACAGCAGTATGAACCTCTCCTCAGCGACATGCTTCATACCGGTTTTCGACTTCCAACTATGGCTCAGGTTCGAAACCCGCATCACATCGTTGCACTCAAGAAAGCATGTGAGCAACTGAATGTACAACTTGTTGAGGGAGAGAACATTGCCAAGTTTGAATTGAGCCAAAGAAAGATCTCCGCAGCAACTTCAAACCACGAACATTTCACAGCTGACAAGTTCATTCTCTGTGCTGGGGCTTGGTCTCCACAAATTGTGGAACAACTTGGAGTCCATCTGGAGATGGAACCGGTACGGGGCCAAATTGTGTTACTCAAATTCGACAAGCCGAAATTCACCCACATCATTGAAGATGGTCCCAAATATCTTGTCCCACGAGATGACGGGCATGTTCTGGTTGGCGCGACGGTAGAGCGAGTCGGTTTTGAAAAAGCCAATACAACCGAAGGAGTCAAGGGGCTCCTGGAATTCGCCACACAGGTTGTTCCAATTCTGAAAGACGCCGAACTCGTTAAAACATGGTCCGGTTTTCGTCCAGCAACACTTCGCGGAGTCCCCTACTTGGGGTGGTCAAAAAAGATCGATAATCTCTTCGTTGCCACCGGCCACTTTCGAGACGGTCTCGCGCAGTCAACTGGAACCGCCAAGCTTGTGGGCGACATCATCCTCGACCGAAAAACCTCTATCGACGTCTCAGCATTCGCAGTCTGA
- a CDS encoding c-type cytochrome domain-containing protein produces MQRFWIPIILVAIILLGSISSPVRAELTPEHRRELAALKKTVSRVGGLIRAKRVEEAEKIIEEAEVKIDEIVKAAEIEKDDRILKSLNSSMERYEMLLAKAKGETPADSGKVHFLEDVAPLIDSKCLGCHGATNPRAGLRLDTLTGWRRGGQSGPLLSPGNAGRSLLIARLMAPAGKGRMPQRGEPLSEEQIETVGKWINQGADVQRANPNTALSDLIYEYEKKTMSIEIPKPKGTETVSFTRDMAPWMTNLCLGCHNSRNKSGGLSVETFYDLMKGGDTGLVILPGDKENSRFFRLVGGLELPRMPQGQARITRKNYEDMIKWFEEGNTFDGADARTNIRTYVRSAAEMAADEFRKKTDEEMLAHRMERTTSQLKRAVPNDPQHTHKTEHFLMAGNVDNARLQEVGGWAEEKLTELQKLFGGSGLPWRGQLAIFVLKDRFSYDEFNEVIEQRRADAKMYGHSKVTANHEDAYAVLQDLGDAESAELTTQKNLTEHLTGAFLKQNGSVLPSWLISGTGLIMATDARKDTKRVAEMKQAAASIVPTIQRPEDVFEEGTFSPGTVGPVGYTLVRYLIDSQGAPKFAQFVTQLQRGQSVEQSLMQVYGANSQQVARSYAASLSR; encoded by the coding sequence ATGCAACGCTTCTGGATCCCGATCATTCTCGTAGCGATCATTCTACTTGGCAGCATATCATCTCCCGTCCGAGCCGAATTGACTCCCGAACATCGCCGTGAGCTGGCAGCTTTAAAGAAAACGGTTTCTCGAGTAGGGGGGCTCATCCGGGCCAAACGGGTTGAGGAAGCGGAAAAGATTATCGAGGAAGCTGAAGTCAAGATTGACGAAATTGTCAAAGCTGCCGAAATCGAGAAGGATGACCGGATCCTCAAGTCTTTGAACTCAAGCATGGAGCGATACGAAATGCTCCTCGCAAAAGCAAAGGGTGAAACACCTGCTGACTCTGGAAAAGTTCATTTTCTGGAAGACGTCGCACCTTTGATTGATAGTAAATGCCTGGGCTGTCACGGAGCCACGAATCCGCGTGCGGGGCTTCGCCTGGACACTCTCACCGGTTGGCGGCGTGGTGGCCAGAGTGGTCCTCTCCTGTCACCCGGAAATGCCGGGCGGAGTTTGCTGATCGCACGATTGATGGCTCCTGCAGGGAAAGGACGGATGCCGCAACGTGGCGAACCACTCTCTGAGGAACAAATTGAGACGGTCGGCAAATGGATCAATCAGGGCGCGGATGTTCAGCGGGCGAACCCAAATACAGCGCTGTCCGATCTCATCTATGAATATGAGAAGAAGACGATGTCGATTGAGATCCCCAAACCCAAAGGTACTGAAACCGTTTCATTCACGCGTGACATGGCGCCCTGGATGACGAACCTCTGCCTGGGATGTCATAACTCGAGAAACAAATCGGGTGGATTGTCGGTAGAAACATTCTATGACTTAATGAAAGGTGGAGACACAGGACTCGTGATTCTTCCGGGAGACAAAGAGAACAGCCGCTTCTTCCGTCTCGTTGGTGGACTTGAACTTCCTCGTATGCCGCAAGGCCAGGCACGTATTACACGTAAAAACTATGAAGACATGATCAAATGGTTCGAAGAAGGGAACACCTTCGACGGAGCTGACGCTCGAACCAACATTCGAACATATGTTCGATCTGCCGCTGAGATGGCAGCAGATGAATTCCGCAAAAAGACCGATGAGGAAATGCTTGCACATCGAATGGAGCGGACAACATCCCAGTTGAAACGTGCAGTACCGAACGATCCACAACACACACACAAGACCGAGCATTTCCTCATGGCAGGAAATGTTGATAACGCGCGTCTTCAGGAAGTTGGCGGTTGGGCCGAAGAGAAACTCACAGAACTTCAAAAGCTCTTCGGCGGAAGCGGACTCCCTTGGCGTGGTCAACTTGCCATCTTCGTGCTGAAAGATCGGTTCAGCTACGACGAATTCAATGAAGTCATTGAACAGCGCCGAGCCGATGCCAAAATGTACGGACACTCGAAAGTGACCGCGAATCATGAAGATGCATACGCCGTACTCCAGGACCTGGGTGATGCAGAGTCTGCAGAGCTTACAACTCAGAAGAATTTAACAGAGCACCTGACCGGTGCATTCTTGAAACAGAATGGTTCCGTTCTGCCAAGCTGGTTGATCAGCGGAACAGGGCTGATCATGGCGACTGATGCCCGAAAGGATACTAAACGTGTTGCAGAGATGAAGCAGGCTGCTGCTTCCATTGTGCCAACGATCCAACGACCTGAAGACGTATTCGAAGAGGGAACTTTCTCTCCCGGAACAGTCGGACCGGTTGGGTATACTCTCGTTCGCTATCTGATCGATTCGCAAGGCGCTCCGAAATTTGCCCAGTTTGTTACGCAACTTCAGCGGGGGCAAAGTGTCGAGCAGTCCCTCATGCAAGTTTATGGTGCCAATTCTCAACAAGTCGCTCGAAGTTATGCTGCAAGTTTAAGTCGATAA
- the murB gene encoding UDP-N-acetylmuramate dehydrogenase, giving the protein MSALDKFSDITKIDEPLAPYTWLRVGGPAQLFVEPRNTEELVEVVKAVSAEELPIRILGGGSNILVSDNGFSGVVIKLSGDEFSEITVDGNTVSAGGAAMLSNTISSAVGAGLAGLENLIGIPGTIGGAVKGNSGGRHGDIGQFVKSVDVLTASGERFTRSGDELSFDYRTSSINELVVLSAVLELTPDDPDEISKRMRQIWIVKKAAQPFSFQSAGCIFKNPRGLSAGALIEQAGLKNTKIGTAEVSDRHANFIVTHENAKAEDVINLIDVIQSRVHEVHGVDLETEIQIW; this is encoded by the coding sequence ATGAGCGCACTCGATAAATTTTCTGACATTACAAAAATTGATGAACCATTGGCTCCATATACCTGGTTAAGGGTAGGAGGACCGGCTCAATTATTCGTAGAACCGAGGAACACCGAGGAACTGGTGGAGGTCGTTAAAGCGGTCTCGGCGGAAGAACTTCCGATCCGAATCCTCGGCGGAGGCTCGAATATCCTCGTGAGCGACAACGGTTTTTCCGGCGTGGTGATCAAGCTTTCCGGAGACGAATTCTCTGAGATTACTGTTGATGGAAACACCGTCAGTGCCGGTGGCGCAGCGATGCTTTCGAACACAATTTCCTCTGCTGTCGGAGCCGGATTGGCAGGATTAGAAAATCTGATAGGCATTCCGGGAACTATCGGAGGAGCCGTGAAAGGGAACTCAGGCGGGAGGCATGGGGATATTGGACAGTTTGTGAAGTCCGTCGATGTTCTTACTGCATCTGGCGAGCGTTTCACTCGCTCCGGAGACGAGCTCAGCTTTGATTACCGGACCAGCAGTATCAACGAACTTGTCGTTTTGAGTGCAGTTCTTGAATTGACGCCCGATGATCCTGATGAAATCTCGAAAAGAATGCGACAAATCTGGATCGTAAAAAAGGCCGCGCAGCCGTTTTCCTTCCAGTCTGCTGGCTGCATTTTCAAGAATCCACGTGGACTCAGCGCGGGGGCTCTCATCGAACAAGCAGGTTTGAAGAATACGAAAATCGGAACTGCCGAAGTCAGCGATCGCCACGCAAATTTCATCGTCACGCACGAAAATGCGAAAGCAGAGGATGTCATCAACCTGATTGATGTCATTCAATCCAGAGTCCATGAAGTTCACGGCGTGGACCTGGAAACCGAAATTCAAATTTGGTGA
- a CDS encoding ThuA domain-containing protein gives MIFLRVTTLLAMLGLATSSGIAADMKALIIDGQNNHAAWPKTTVMMKQYLEETGLFDVDIARSKFTWKGEDLLKKYPLEGVETVAVKQPQTDPDFKPDFSKYDVVISNFGYGAAPWPKETQQAFVDFVRNGGGLVIVHAANNSFGDWQEYNQMIGIGGWGNRDEKTGPYIYLDENGKKVIDKSPGKGGHHGSQHEFSVVVRDPSHPITEGMPAEWMHAKDELYDMLRGPGQNMQILATAFASPEYGGSGRHEPMLMTIEFGKGKIFHTPLGHADYSQECVGFKVSLQRGTEWAASGKVTQKIPTNFPTAENVSSETFKK, from the coding sequence ATGATATTTCTTCGCGTGACGACTCTGCTTGCAATGCTAGGGCTCGCAACATCTTCCGGGATCGCTGCAGACATGAAAGCCCTGATTATTGATGGGCAGAATAATCATGCCGCTTGGCCGAAAACGACGGTGATGATGAAGCAATACCTGGAAGAAACCGGACTCTTCGATGTTGACATCGCCCGGTCAAAGTTCACTTGGAAAGGCGAGGATCTGCTCAAGAAATATCCTTTGGAAGGAGTGGAAACCGTTGCCGTAAAACAGCCGCAAACGGACCCTGATTTCAAGCCGGATTTCAGCAAGTACGACGTCGTCATTTCCAACTTTGGTTACGGTGCTGCTCCGTGGCCGAAAGAGACCCAACAAGCGTTCGTTGATTTCGTCCGTAATGGCGGGGGGCTTGTTATCGTGCATGCCGCAAACAATTCTTTCGGTGACTGGCAAGAATACAACCAGATGATCGGCATCGGTGGTTGGGGCAACCGCGATGAGAAAACCGGTCCGTACATCTATCTTGATGAGAACGGCAAGAAGGTGATCGACAAGTCCCCGGGGAAAGGGGGACACCACGGATCACAGCACGAATTCTCCGTTGTCGTTCGTGACCCTTCGCATCCAATCACGGAAGGCATGCCCGCAGAGTGGATGCATGCGAAAGACGAGCTGTACGACATGCTGCGTGGTCCCGGACAGAACATGCAAATTCTGGCAACGGCGTTTGCCAGCCCGGAATATGGTGGATCAGGACGTCACGAGCCTATGCTGATGACAATTGAGTTCGGCAAAGGGAAAATTTTCCATACTCCTCTGGGACACGCCGATTACTCTCAGGAGTGTGTCGGTTTCAAAGTGTCACTGCAGCGTGGAACAGAATGGGCTGCATCCGGAAAAGTGACTCAGAAAATTCCAACGAACTTTCCAACAGCAGAAAACGTTTCCAGCGAAACATTCAAGAAATAG
- a CDS encoding DUF1501 domain-containing protein: MQPALEYHRLANRRQFLNSAGLGIGGLALSSLLQSNVQGASEQQQVHPALPGLPHFAPRAKHLVYLHTNGAPSQLDLFDYKPGLHKYFDQELPDSVRNGQRITTMTSGQARFPVAPSRFNFKPCGKSGMMMSELVPYMQEIADDITMIKSVTTEAINHDPACTFVMTGSEIPGKPSLGSWLSYGLGSESNDLPAFVVFTPTFPAGSQAQALFTRMWSSGFLSSKYDGVALRGAGDPVLYIKNPPGVNSSDRRTMLDALNKLNEQTLQRFGDPETQTRISQYEMAFRMQSSVPDLVDLSGETKQTLEMYGPNVEKKGTFASSAILARRMIERGVRCVQVLHRGWDQHNNLPKLIKNQCMDVDQPTAALIKDLKQRGLLEDTLVVFGGEFGRTVYSQGTLTKENYGRDHHPRNFCMWMAGGGVKAGLTYGETDDFSYNVVENPVHLNDLNATILHCMGIDDRRLSFKFQGLDQRLTGVEPPKVVIDILT, from the coding sequence ATGCAACCTGCACTTGAATACCACCGTCTTGCCAATCGTAGACAGTTCCTGAACTCCGCCGGTCTCGGAATTGGCGGACTGGCGCTTTCGAGTTTACTTCAGAGCAACGTACAAGGTGCGTCTGAGCAACAGCAGGTTCATCCCGCGCTGCCAGGGTTACCACACTTTGCTCCACGTGCTAAACATCTCGTCTACCTGCATACAAACGGTGCCCCATCTCAACTGGATCTGTTTGATTATAAACCTGGTCTTCATAAATACTTTGATCAGGAACTCCCTGATTCGGTCCGCAATGGTCAACGCATTACCACGATGACCAGCGGTCAGGCAAGGTTTCCAGTCGCGCCAAGTCGGTTCAACTTCAAGCCCTGCGGAAAAAGTGGCATGATGATGAGTGAACTGGTTCCGTACATGCAGGAGATTGCGGACGACATCACGATGATCAAGTCTGTCACGACAGAAGCCATCAACCATGACCCGGCGTGCACATTCGTGATGACCGGCAGTGAAATTCCCGGCAAGCCGAGTCTCGGCTCCTGGCTCAGCTATGGCCTAGGCAGTGAAAGTAATGACTTGCCAGCCTTTGTCGTTTTCACTCCAACGTTCCCTGCGGGAAGTCAGGCTCAGGCCCTCTTTACCCGAATGTGGAGTAGCGGATTCCTTTCGAGTAAATACGACGGCGTCGCCTTACGCGGTGCGGGCGATCCGGTTTTGTACATCAAGAATCCTCCGGGAGTAAACAGTTCCGACCGCAGGACCATGCTCGATGCTCTCAACAAGTTGAATGAGCAAACCTTGCAAAGATTTGGAGACCCTGAAACGCAAACACGTATCTCTCAATACGAGATGGCGTTTCGAATGCAATCCAGCGTGCCGGACCTTGTTGATCTCTCTGGGGAAACAAAACAAACATTGGAAATGTATGGACCGAACGTCGAGAAGAAAGGGACCTTTGCCTCGAGTGCGATTCTCGCAAGACGGATGATCGAACGTGGTGTTCGCTGTGTGCAGGTTCTGCATCGTGGTTGGGATCAGCATAATAACTTGCCGAAGCTCATCAAAAATCAATGTATGGATGTCGATCAGCCGACAGCCGCTTTGATCAAAGATTTAAAACAGCGAGGACTTCTGGAAGACACGCTCGTCGTCTTCGGTGGAGAATTCGGACGAACGGTTTACTCTCAAGGGACACTCACAAAAGAAAACTACGGGCGTGATCATCATCCGCGCAACTTCTGCATGTGGATGGCTGGCGGTGGCGTGAAAGCGGGCCTGACTTATGGTGAAACGGACGACTTCAGCTACAACGTTGTCGAAAATCCGGTCCATCTTAATGATCTCAACGCGACGATTCTCCACTGCATGGGGATCGACGATCGCCGCCTGAGCTTTAAATTTCAGGGACTCGATCAGCGACTGACCGGAGTGGAACCTCCGAAAGTCGTTATAGATATCCTCACTTGA